In the Choloepus didactylus isolate mChoDid1 chromosome 5, mChoDid1.pri, whole genome shotgun sequence genome, one interval contains:
- the LOC119534199 gene encoding 60S ribosomal protein L27a-like has protein sequence MPSRLRKTRKLRGHMSHGHGRISKHWKHPGGWGNAGGMHHRRINFDKYHPGYFGKVGMRHHLKRNQSFCPTVNLDKLWTLVSEQTWVNAAKNKTGVAPIIDVVRSGYYKILGKGKLPKQPVIMKAKFFSRRAEEKIKGVGGACVLVA, from the coding sequence ATGCCTTCCAGATTGAGAAAGACCCGGAAACTCCGGGGCCACATGAGCCATGGCCATGGCCGTATCAGCAAACACTGGAAGCATCCGGGAGGCTGGGGTAATGCTGGCGGCATGCATCACCGCAGGATCAACTTTGACAAATATCACCCAGGTTACTTTGGGAAGGTTGGTATGAGACATCACTTGAAGAGGAACCAGAGCTTCTGTCCAACTGTCAACCTTGATAAATTGTGGACCTTAGTCAGTGAGCAGACATGGGTAAATGCTGCTAAAAACAAGACTGGAGTTGCTCCCATCATTGATGTGGTACGATCGGGCTACTACAAAATTCTGGGGAAGGGAAAGCTCCCAAAGCAGCCTGTCATCATGAAGGCCAAATTCTTCAGCAGAAGAGCTGAGGAGAAGATCAAGGGTGTGGGGGGAGCGTGTGTCCTTGTGGCGTGA